From a region of the Buteo buteo chromosome 7, bButBut1.hap1.1, whole genome shotgun sequence genome:
- the LRCH3 gene encoding DISP complex protein LRCH3 isoform X7, translating into MAAAVLAAPEGGSAVMPAGNAAACPPPPGSSGPGSWSRSLDRALEEAAASGTLSLSGRKLRDYPRASAANHDLSDTTQADLSRNRLSELPAEACHFVSLESLNLYQNCIRYIPEAVLNLQSLTFLNISRNQLSTLPVHLCSLPLKVLIASNNKLVSIPEEIGQLRQLTELDVSCNEIQTIPPQIGNLESLRDLNVRRNNLVRLPEELAELPLIRLDFSCNKITTIPVCYRNLRHLQTIMLENNPLQSPPAQICIKGKIHIFKYLNIEACKIAPDLPDYDRRPMGFGSCHEELYSSRPYGALDSGFNSVDSGDKRWSGNEPTDEFSDLPLRVAEITKEQRLRRESQYQENRGSTVVTNGGVEHDLDQIDYIDSCATEEEEEEGSPVKPVSIREFQRTEDTRRYLHQNRSPADSSYFLSLSSHHSQLPNTDPELHRRHMERTRREAQLAALQYEEERMRTKQIQREAVLDFVKQKASLSPQKQSPLDSECPFPSRRSQHTDDSALLVNGFEPLFVFEIDNNTNTIKRRPGTRKQSLSGLNQESCATTLPNASTFSPVKSDDRSTISPGSPTTQTVHLSPPYPGHAAPPSYRNPSQRPESFLFRAAVRDEANKVVASSSTRALSPANDSADPRVRQNSKQREEELELIEQLRKNIESRLKVSLPSDLGAALTDGVVLCHLANHVRPRSVPSIHVPSPAVPKLTMAKCRRNVENFLEACRRIGVPQDNLCSPSDILQLNLSVKRTVETLLSLGTDSEESSLVSLSIQLWGFVVFYCTLMLTLCMFYRWVFFL; encoded by the exons ATTTGTCACGGAACAGACTGTCAGAGCTTCCAGCAGAAGCATGTCACTTTGTCTCCCTCGAGAGTCTTAACTTGTACCAGAACTGCATTCGATATATCCCAGAGGCTGTTTTGAACTTACAGTCTTTAACATTTCTAAATATCAG TCGAAACCAGCTTTCAACATTGCCGGTGCACCTCTGTAGTCTACCACTAAAAGTTTTGATAGCAAGTAATAATAAGTTGGTTTCAATACCTGAAGAAATTGGACAGCTCAGACAGCTGACAGAGCTT GATGTGAGCTGTAATGAAATACAGACAATACCTCCACAGATTGGCAATTTGGAATCCTTGAGGGACCTAAATgtcagaagaaataatttggtGCGTTTACCTGAAG AGCTTGCTGAGTTGCCTCTGATTCGATTAGATTTCTCCTgcaataaaataacaacaatacCAGTTTGTTATAGGAACCTCAGACATCTGCAGACCATCATGTTGGAGAACAACCCTCTCCAGTCACCCCCTGCACAG atatgtataaaaggaaaaattcacaTATTTAAATACCTGAACATAGAAGCATGCAAGATAGCTCCAGACTTGCCTGATTATGATAGGAGACCCATGGGATTTGGATCTTG CCATGAGGAACTCTATTCCAGTCGTCCGTATGGAGCACTTGATTCTGGCTTCAATAGTGTGGACAGCGGGGACAAAAGATGGTCAGGGAATGAA CCAACAGATGAGTTCTCAGATCTCCCTTTACGTGTAGCAGAGATCACTAAAGAACAGAGACTGCGAAGAGAAAGTCAGTATCAAGAAAACCGAGGGAGCACAGTCGTAACTAATGGTGGAG TGGAACATGATCTCGATCAGATCGACTATATTGATAGCTGTGccacagaagaggaggaggaagag GGCTCACCAGTAAAGCCTGTATCCATCAGAGAATTTCAGAGAACAGAGGATACAAGACGATATTTACATCAAAACAG ATCCCCAGCTGATTCATCTTACTTTCTCTCTCTATCAAGTCACCACAGTCAG CTTCCTAATACAGATCCTGAGCTGCACCGCAGACACATGGAGCGTACCCGTCGGGAGGCCCAGCTAGCAGCGCTTCAGTACGAGGAAGAGAGGATGAGAACAAAACAGATTCAGAGAGAAGCTGTCCTTGACTTTGTTAAG CAAAAAGCATCCTTAAGTCCTCAGAAGCAAAGTCCTCTGGATAGTGAG TGTCCCTTTCCATCCAGAAGGTCTCAGCATACTGATGATAGTGCCTTGTTAGTG AATGGCTTTGAGCCTCTCTTTGTGTTTGAGATTGACAATAACACCAATACCATTAAAAGGCGGCCAGGGACTCGCAAACAG TCACTCTCAGGGTTGAATCAAGAAAGCTGTGCTACTACCCTGCCTAATGCCTCTACCTTCAGTCCTGTCAAG AGCGATGACAGATCTACCATTTCCCCCGGCTCACCTACCACTCAGACAG TCCACCTTTCCCCTCCATATCCTGGCCATGCAGCCCCGCCTTCCTATAGAAACCCTTCCCAGCGACCTGAGAGTTTCCTTTTCCGAGCAGCTGTCAGGGATGAAGCGAACAAAG TTGTTGCTTCATCTTCTACCCGTGCCTTGTCTCCTGCTAATGATTCTGCAGACCCTAGAGTAAGACAAAACTCCAAACAGCGAGAGGAGGAGCTAGAGCTAATAGAGCAGCTACGTAAG AATATAGAATCACGGTTGAAAGTGTCGTTGCCCAGTGATCTTGGAGCAGCTCTCACCGATGGTGTTGTTCTATGCCATTTAGCTAATCACGTGCGTCCCCGATCTGTTCCCAGCATTCATGTCCCCTCACCTGCTGTT CCTAAACTTACAATGGCAAAATGCAGACGAAATGTGGAGAATTTCTTGGAAGCTTGCAGGAGGATTGGAGTGCCTCAG GACAATCTTTGTTCCCCTTCTGACATTCTTCAGCTAAACCTCAGCGTTAAAAGAACAGTTGAGACTCTTCTTTCCCTGGGGACAGATTCAGAAGAATCCAGTCTTGTCTCCCTTtccattcagctctggggctttGTGGTGTTTTACTGTACTCTAATGCTAACGCTCTGTATGTTCTATCGCTGGGTCTTTTTTCTCTAG